GCGGGAGATGGAGGAGGGGGGAGGGCGGGCGTTCCCCGTTCTGGCGGACGCCACCGACCATGAGTCGGTCGCGCGGGCGTTCGGGCGCATCCGGTCGGAGCTCGGCGACCCGCAGGTGCTCGTGTACAACGCGGGGGCGTTCCAGCCCGGCGGCATCCTGGAGATAGAACCCGAGCGCTTCGACTACTGCTTCAGAGCCAACTGCGCCGGGGCGTTCTACTGCGCCCGCGAGGTGCTACCCGCGATGGTAGGGGCGGGGCGCGGGACCATCATCCTCACCGGCGCCACGGCGTCGCTGCGCGGGTCGGCCCGCTTCGCGGCGCTCGCGGTGGGCAAGTTCGGGCTTCGGGCGCTCGCGCAGTCGATGGCGCGCGAGTTCGGGCCGCAGGGGGTGCACGTGGCGCACGTCGTCATAGACGGTCAGATCGACACGCCCCGCGTGCGCGCCATGCAGCCGGACCGCGAGGCGCACACGATGCTCTCCCCCGAGGCCATCGCCGAGGCCTACTGGCGGCTACACGTCCAGGATCCGACGGCCTGGACGCTCGAGCTCGACCTCAGGCCCGCCGTCGAGCGTTTCTGAGGGGACCTGCCCCGGACTTTTCCTGGCCCGCGAGATGGTCGGCGTAGCGTCCGATCAGGCGGGCATCCGTCGCGGGACGTCTCAGGGAACTCCTGGCGAGGGCCTCTTGCGCCGCCGCGTCGTCGTAGGTGTTGTCATCGCGCAGCCCGTATTCCTCCATCGCGAGGAGTGCTCCTCCCTGTCCGGTTGTGCGTAGCTCCTCCAGCCACTCCCGCAGGGGGACGCGCTCCAGCGGGTGTCCGGCCTCCTCGAGCCAGTCGAAGACCTTCTCCGCCTCAACCGGATCCGGGTTCGCCAGATGGAAGGTTCCCCCGATGGCCTCCGGATCGTCGGCCAGTTGCAGGATGGCACCGGCGACGAAGTCCACCGGGCTCATCTCCAGCGACCAGTCCGCCGCTCGTGGGGCGAGCCCCGTCTGCAGCGAGCCCGCGAGGAGGGTCGTGAGGAAATCGTGCGGGTTGGAGGCTCCGCTCTCGCTGTGACCGGAGATGTTGCCGGGACGGTACACCGAGACCGGGAGCCCCCTCTCCGCGGCCTGCCGTACGAGCTTCTCCGCCACCCACTTGGATTGCCCGTAACCGTCGGGACGGGCGCCGGCGAGCGCGTCGAGGTCCTCGTCCTCGCGGCACACGCGGCCGGCGTCCGGGAAGATGCCGTTCGTGGAGACGTGGTGCACCGGGGTGGCTCCGGCCAGGCAGGCGAGGCGCAGCACCTCCCGGGTTCCGGACACGTTGGCGCCGGCGAGCTCGCGGTACGGGTAGAGCAGGTTGACCCGGGCTCCGGCGTGGATGATCAGATCCACCCCCCGCGCCAGGTGCTCGAAGTCTGCTTCTCCCATCCCGAAGAAGGGCTGCTCCAGGTCCCCGGAGACCGCGACGATGCGTCGCCCGTAGTCGGGGTGCCAGAGTCCGTAACCCTCCAGGTTCTCCTCGATGGCCTTCTCGGGGTCTTCCGCCCCACGCGGGCGGACCAGACAGTGGATCCTCGCCCTGGTGCGTGAGAGCAACCCCTCCAGAAGGAACGCCCCCAGAAAGCCCGTGGCCCCGGTAAGAAAGACGTTCTCCGCTTCCCGCAGCAGTACAGGGCGCGCTCCGGGTTGCGCGGGGAAGATGTCCCCATCCAGCCGCGCCTCTGCCCGCAGGTCGAGGTGCATGGCCTCTCCTGGAGGGGCTTCCAGCCTGCGGATCAGGGAGACGGGCGTGGGATCTTCGAGGAACTCCGAGACCGCGATCCGCACGCCGAACGTCTCCTCCAGGGCTCCCATCAGCTCGGCGGCGGCTAGCGAGTGCCCTCCCAGCTCGAAGAAGTCGTCTTCGGGATGCACCTCGCCTTGCTCGAACCCGAGCAGATCTTCCCAGAGCGAGATCACGAGATCCCGCTTCTCCTCCGGGGAGGCTCCGGGGGGGATCCGCTTCGGGAGCGGCCTCCTGTCGCTCTCCCTGGGAGGCGGCGCGGGGAGCTTCCCGCGATCCACCTTGCCGCTCGTCTTCTGCAGGGGGAGGGAGTCGAGCTCGACGAAGACGCCCGGAACCATGTAGTGCGGGAGCCTCTCACCGAGGCGCTCTCGGATCTCCGGGCTTCGCCCCGTGTTCGGGTCTATACGCCAGCCCGCGTACCGCCCACCGTGTTCCTCCGGAGGGGCCGGGACCAGGTAGGCGACCAGTCGTTTGTCTTCGCCCTCTTCGCCGTCGACGACCGCCACGCAACCGCTCACGGCGAGCTCTCGCTCGATCGCGGCCTCGACCGCACCGAGCTCGACGCTGTAGCCCCGGACCTTCTGCATGGAGTCGCACCGGCCGAGTATCTCCAGTTTGCCGTCCGGGAGCAGCCGAGCCCGGTCTCCGGAGCGGTACATCCGGGACCCGTCTCTCCGGAAGGGGTCCGCGACGAACCGGCTGGCGGTGAGCTCCGGTCGCTCCACGTACCCGTGCGCGAGGCACTCACCTCCGACGTAGAGTTCCCCCGGCTCGCCCCGCGGGACTGGCCGGCCCGCCTCGTCCAGCACGTACAGACGGTCCGGGGCCATCGGCTGTCCCACCGGGCAGTGGAGGGTGTCGGGTGTCGCCAGGAGGTCTTGCAGATCCCCCGCGGCGACCTCGTGCGTCTCGCTGATGCTGTAGACGTTCATGATGCGGGTGTTCGGCAGCGCCGAGAGCGCGCTCTGGGCGAGCTTCTTCGTCACGACCTCGCCGTTGAGCCAGAGCGTGCGCAGCGAGGAGAGCCTCCCGGACAGTCCCTCACCTCTCCCGGAGAGCACCGTCCCGAGGAGCGAGGGGGTCATGAGCGTCTCGGTGATGCAGTTCTCCTCCAGGTACGAGATCAGGGCGGCCGGATCGTAGATGACGTCGTCCGGGATCACGTACGAGGTCGCCCCCCGCAGGAGCGGACGGAAGACCTCCCAGACGAAGAACACGTTACACCCCACCCGGTCACCCGGGCGGTAGTCGCTCACCCCGAAACGCCACAGGTATGAGCGGACCGCCGCCCGGTGTGGGTTGACGACGCCCTTGGGTCTGCCCGTCGTCCCCGAGGAATAGGCGATGAAGCACGGATCCTGGAGGCTGGTTCGCGGATCCGGCGGTTCCCCGACCGGGTCGTCCCATCCGTCCTCCGCGCACAGCTTCTTCTGCTCACGCGGCAGCCGGCCGGCGTGCCGCTCGCGGGTCAGCACGACCGGGGGCCTGCAGTCTTCGAGCACCTCGGCGAGCAGGCTCTCCGGGTAGGCAAGCTCCAGCGGCAGGAAGGCGCCCCCGGCCTTCATCGCCGCCAGGCAGGCGACGACGTACTCGGCGCAGCGCTCCATGTAGACGCCGACCGGGGTTCCCCGGACGACGCCTTCCCGAGCCAGCCGGGATGCCAGGACGCGGGATTTATGGTCCAGCATTCGGTACGTGAGCGTCATGCCGTCGTCGACGATCGCCGGAGCGTGCGGGGTGCGGGCCGCCTGCTCTTCGATGAGATGGTGCAGGGGCTCTACGCCCCTCTCCTTGCCCAAGGGTCTCCTCCTTGTGAGCTCTCAGTGCCTGTCGTGGAAGGGCTTTCGCGGAGCGTGCGCGTGGCCGGAGGTTTCAGGTGTGGTGCGGGTGTGAGCGTGATTCCCGCCGAACCCATGGCCATCGCTCCTTCCAACCGGTAGAGAGAAAAGAAGATGCTTGCATACGAGCCTAGCGTATGATGAGGGATATTTCAAATGCGAAGCCTTTACACGAGGTGTGCCACCGGATATACCCACCTCTATGCAGCGGGACCACGAAGAGAGAGCACGGGACGACCGGCTGGTCTTGCCCCTCCTCATGCTCTTCGGCGCGGTCCTGTATCTGCTCTTGATGAACCTCTACCTGACGCTCCCCGCCGGCCAGGCGCGAGACTCCAACGACCTGAAGCTCTACCACGCCGTCGCCGGCGCCATGCTGCGGGGGGAGATTCCCTACCGCGACTTCTTCATCGAGTACCCCCCGGGTAGCCTGCTGGCCTTCCTGCCGCCGGCCCTCTTCGCCGCGGACAGGGCCGCCTACTCGCTTTACTTCGCCTCCGAGATGGCGCTCGTCCTCGTGGCG
The DNA window shown above is from Rubrobacter naiadicus and carries:
- a CDS encoding SDR family NAD(P)-dependent oxidoreductase → REMEEGGGRAFPVLADATDHESVARAFGRIRSELGDPQVLVYNAGAFQPGGILEIEPERFDYCFRANCAGAFYCAREVLPAMVGAGRGTIILTGATASLRGSARFAALAVGKFGLRALAQSMAREFGPQGVHVAHVVIDGQIDTPRVRAMQPDREAHTMLSPEAIAEAYWRLHVQDPTAWTLELDLRPAVERF
- a CDS encoding non-ribosomal peptide synthetase; the encoded protein is MGKERGVEPLHHLIEEQAARTPHAPAIVDDGMTLTYRMLDHKSRVLASRLAREGVVRGTPVGVYMERCAEYVVACLAAMKAGGAFLPLELAYPESLLAEVLEDCRPPVVLTRERHAGRLPREQKKLCAEDGWDDPVGEPPDPRTSLQDPCFIAYSSGTTGRPKGVVNPHRAAVRSYLWRFGVSDYRPGDRVGCNVFFVWEVFRPLLRGATSYVIPDDVIYDPAALISYLEENCITETLMTPSLLGTVLSGRGEGLSGRLSSLRTLWLNGEVVTKKLAQSALSALPNTRIMNVYSISETHEVAAGDLQDLLATPDTLHCPVGQPMAPDRLYVLDEAGRPVPRGEPGELYVGGECLAHGYVERPELTASRFVADPFRRDGSRMYRSGDRARLLPDGKLEILGRCDSMQKVRGYSVELGAVEAAIERELAVSGCVAVVDGEEGEDKRLVAYLVPAPPEEHGGRYAGWRIDPNTGRSPEIRERLGERLPHYMVPGVFVELDSLPLQKTSGKVDRGKLPAPPPRESDRRPLPKRIPPGASPEEKRDLVISLWEDLLGFEQGEVHPEDDFFELGGHSLAAAELMGALEETFGVRIAVSEFLEDPTPVSLIRRLEAPPGEAMHLDLRAEARLDGDIFPAQPGARPVLLREAENVFLTGATGFLGAFLLEGLLSRTRARIHCLVRPRGAEDPEKAIEENLEGYGLWHPDYGRRIVAVSGDLEQPFFGMGEADFEHLARGVDLIIHAGARVNLLYPYRELAGANVSGTREVLRLACLAGATPVHHVSTNGIFPDAGRVCREDEDLDALAGARPDGYGQSKWVAEKLVRQAAERGLPVSVYRPGNISGHSESGASNPHDFLTTLLAGSLQTGLAPRAADWSLEMSPVDFVAGAILQLADDPEAIGGTFHLANPDPVEAEKVFDWLEEAGHPLERVPLREWLEELRTTGQGGALLAMEEYGLRDDNTYDDAAAQEALARSSLRRPATDARLIGRYADHLAGQEKSGAGPLRNARRRA